The following are encoded in a window of Loktanella sp. M215 genomic DNA:
- a CDS encoding Mu transposase C-terminal domain-containing protein, giving the protein MNGTVASIVGQDKPRKVLRDSIRLLGRRYVEPTLAAFVCEMVAVLYDPRDLTEVHVYHEGRFVCRALSPEHLAAPALRDNQRARREAQATRHGHAHHHGGCR; this is encoded by the coding sequence ATGAATGGCACCGTCGCCTCGATCGTCGGACAGGATAAACCGCGTAAGGTTCTACGTGACAGCATCCGCCTCCTCGGTCGTCGGTATGTCGAGCCCACTTTGGCGGCCTTTGTCTGCGAGATGGTCGCGGTGCTCTACGATCCCCGCGATCTAACCGAGGTGCATGTCTACCACGAGGGCCGGTTCGTCTGCCGTGCCCTCAGCCCCGAACATCTGGCCGCACCGGCGCTGCGGGACAACCAGCGGGCGCGGCGCGAAGCCCAAGCAACGCGACACGGGCACGCCCACCATCATGGAGGTTGCCGATGA
- a CDS encoding GMC family oxidoreductase yields the protein MTEQTYDFIVGGGGSAGSVLANRLSADGTSRVLLLEAGGRDNWIWFHIPVGYLFAISNPRADWCFNTVGNAGLNGRALAYPRGRVLGGSSAINAMIYMRGQAADYDHWRDLGLKGWGWDDVLPIFKAHEDHHARPSDYHGAGGEWRVESPRISWPVLDTYRRAAAEAGIPETRDFNSGDNEGSAYFEVNQKRGRRWSAARGFLTPVMHRSNLEVQTGCLVDTIGIEDGRATTVTWQQDEAMHTARARGEIVLAAGSIGTVQILQRSGIGPGEMLRKLGIPVIADRPGVGANLQDHLQLRMIYKVTGIRTLNETYWNLARRAWMGVDYAVRRRGPMTMAPSQLGVFARSGKDVARADLEMHIQPLSLDKFGDSLHRFPAITTSICNLRPQSRGHVAITSRDLGAAPEISPNYLSVDRDREIAVRSIRLARRIAAGPALSDYRLEEYLPGPLVDDTDEALIRAAGEIGTTIFHPVGTAKMGHRADPGSVVDDRLCVFGVAGLRIADASVMPTITSGDTNSPTIMIADKGAQMILEDCRT from the coding sequence ATGACGGAACAGACCTATGACTTTATCGTCGGCGGCGGAGGCTCGGCGGGATCGGTACTAGCCAATCGGCTGAGCGCGGACGGAACGTCCCGGGTCCTGCTGCTGGAGGCCGGCGGACGCGACAACTGGATCTGGTTTCACATACCCGTTGGATACCTCTTCGCCATCAGCAATCCCCGGGCCGACTGGTGTTTCAACACAGTGGGCAATGCCGGGCTGAACGGACGCGCCTTGGCCTATCCCCGCGGCCGCGTCTTGGGTGGCAGTTCGGCGATTAACGCGATGATATACATGCGCGGCCAGGCCGCGGATTACGATCACTGGCGCGATCTTGGGCTGAAGGGCTGGGGCTGGGACGACGTCCTGCCGATCTTCAAGGCCCACGAGGATCACCACGCCCGTCCCTCGGATTATCATGGTGCCGGAGGGGAGTGGCGGGTCGAGTCCCCGCGGATAAGCTGGCCCGTGCTCGACACCTATCGTCGTGCGGCGGCTGAAGCGGGCATTCCAGAAACCCGCGACTTCAATAGCGGCGACAACGAAGGCAGCGCCTATTTCGAGGTGAACCAGAAGCGCGGGCGACGCTGGTCGGCGGCGCGCGGCTTTCTGACCCCTGTGATGCACCGCAGCAACCTCGAGGTCCAGACGGGCTGCCTGGTCGATACTATCGGCATCGAGGATGGCCGTGCCACGACCGTGACCTGGCAGCAGGACGAAGCGATGCACACCGCCCGCGCCCGTGGAGAGATAGTGCTGGCCGCGGGCAGCATCGGGACGGTCCAGATCCTGCAACGCTCGGGGATCGGGCCCGGTGAGATGCTGCGCAAGCTGGGCATTCCCGTCATCGCCGACCGGCCCGGGGTCGGAGCGAACCTTCAGGATCATCTTCAATTGCGCATGATTTACAAGGTCACTGGGATACGCACCCTGAACGAGACCTACTGGAACCTTGCCCGCCGCGCCTGGATGGGCGTGGACTATGCCGTGCGGCGGCGCGGCCCGATGACGATGGCCCCTTCGCAGCTTGGCGTGTTCGCCCGGTCGGGCAAGGACGTCGCGCGCGCCGATCTCGAAATGCATATCCAACCCCTGTCGCTGGACAAGTTCGGCGATTCGCTGCACCGGTTTCCGGCAATCACGACGAGCATCTGCAATCTGCGCCCGCAAAGCCGGGGCCACGTCGCGATCACCAGCCGGGATCTTGGGGCGGCGCCCGAGATCTCACCCAACTACCTGTCGGTTGACCGCGACCGCGAGATCGCGGTGCGCTCCATTCGGCTGGCGCGCCGGATCGCAGCCGGGCCCGCCCTCAGCGACTATCGGCTAGAAGAATACCTGCCGGGGCCGTTGGTCGATGATACCGACGAAGCCCTGATCCGCGCAGCGGGCGAGATTGGAACGACGATCTTTCACCCAGTCGGAACGGCCAAAATGGGACACAGAGCGGACCCCGGAAGCGTCGTAGACGACCGGCTTTGCGTCTTCGGCGTGGCCGGTCTTCGGATCGCCGATGCATCGGTAATGCCCACCATCACCAGCGGCGACACAAATTCGCCGACGATCATGATTGCCGACAAGGGCGCGCAAATGATCCTCGAGGATTGCCGAACCTGA
- a CDS encoding multicopper oxidase family protein: protein MYLSRHESKRRQREAQNARNNRAEVVKALSTGQVSRRELMKWGVFTATGALTNINGLSPFAGSAYAKGQLTGVPRSETFGVLPFTQKMTRLELQEPLPLTPIMRGGEIDVAFPAGTGELAGRRMSYHTDFLMSGKQMYINPRTGIGPYEGRPPGAYFAHQRWAEYLPKQAYVMSLAPVGPSWNFHPDLPYQLADQVWTFTKGQGREATTRPPLIKLRYGEPVLFRHYNMLPVNPAQNGGFGSTSQATHNHNAHNASASDGASNAHFFPGQFYDYHWSTTLARADTINTDMTDRRASGPDGQGGLVHVKGDFRELQGSLWFHDHRFFYTAENVYKGHVGMVNYYSGPDRGNEVLDDGVNLQFPSGSLLDWGNIDFDVNLLISDAATDLEGEYFFDIFNTDGFLGDLMLVNFNYKPYIDVLPRKYRFRLLNACMSRFIRLQLKTAFGNTVPMEVISADGNLLERPVTVNMLDTMGVAERFDVVVDFSHFDVGQRINMVNLVTHKTGRGPSGLVDYKAADNGKSGDPATGSLLQFRIVDQVESVDVPGVIHYATQNDRSRIPSRLTEQIPVVEPTRIRFIELKRGEETPVDRRTGECNPSCPRREVYPWSMRVNGNKIGGFNANHISELIPRPGEIEHWVLRNPGGGWDHPLHLHFEEGVTIDRGKASMSKTEKFARKDVWRLGELGEVRMQVQFSEYGGAYVSHCHNTVHEDSAMIMRVDILTDPNNPYSSRTQAAVIPTPNPTPEGVTYTTPEILAAGNPFDRKFNPFPNIPPLKED from the coding sequence ATGTATCTTTCTAGACATGAATCCAAGCGCCGTCAGCGGGAGGCCCAAAACGCCCGCAACAACAGGGCGGAGGTCGTCAAAGCGCTCTCCACGGGTCAGGTCAGTCGTCGCGAATTAATGAAGTGGGGGGTGTTCACAGCAACCGGCGCATTGACCAACATCAATGGCCTCAGTCCATTTGCGGGCAGCGCATATGCGAAGGGCCAATTGACGGGAGTTCCGAGGAGCGAGACCTTCGGGGTGCTGCCGTTTACGCAGAAAATGACACGACTTGAGCTACAGGAGCCGCTCCCTCTGACACCCATCATGCGCGGTGGCGAGATCGATGTGGCCTTCCCGGCCGGAACAGGAGAACTTGCCGGCCGCCGGATGTCCTACCATACCGATTTTCTGATGTCCGGAAAGCAGATGTATATCAATCCGCGGACTGGCATTGGTCCATATGAAGGTCGGCCACCCGGCGCCTATTTTGCCCATCAACGCTGGGCTGAATATCTGCCGAAGCAGGCTTACGTGATGTCGCTGGCACCCGTGGGTCCATCTTGGAACTTCCATCCTGATCTGCCCTATCAGTTGGCGGACCAGGTCTGGACGTTCACCAAGGGCCAAGGCCGTGAGGCCACCACCAGGCCCCCTCTCATCAAGCTGCGCTACGGGGAACCTGTTCTGTTCCGGCACTACAACATGCTGCCGGTCAATCCAGCGCAGAACGGGGGATTTGGCAGCACATCTCAAGCGACGCACAATCATAATGCTCATAACGCCTCAGCAAGCGATGGCGCGTCGAACGCCCATTTCTTCCCGGGCCAGTTCTACGACTATCATTGGAGCACGACGCTAGCCCGCGCCGACACGATCAATACCGATATGACCGACAGACGGGCATCCGGCCCGGACGGCCAGGGCGGGCTGGTGCATGTGAAAGGTGACTTCCGCGAGCTTCAGGGCAGTCTGTGGTTTCACGACCACCGCTTCTTCTACACAGCTGAGAATGTCTACAAAGGGCACGTTGGCATGGTGAACTATTACAGCGGTCCTGACCGCGGTAACGAGGTGTTGGACGATGGCGTCAACTTGCAGTTCCCCAGCGGCTCTCTCCTGGATTGGGGCAACATCGACTTTGACGTGAACCTTCTGATTTCGGATGCCGCAACGGATCTGGAAGGTGAGTATTTCTTCGACATCTTCAACACCGATGGTTTCCTCGGTGACCTCATGCTCGTCAACTTCAATTACAAGCCATATATAGATGTTTTACCTCGCAAATATCGGTTCCGGCTATTGAATGCCTGCATGTCGCGGTTCATTCGCCTGCAGTTAAAAACGGCATTTGGGAATACCGTCCCTATGGAGGTCATCTCGGCCGACGGAAACCTGCTGGAGAGGCCCGTCACGGTGAATATGCTCGACACGATGGGCGTTGCGGAGCGGTTTGACGTCGTCGTCGACTTCAGCCATTTCGACGTGGGACAACGGATCAACATGGTCAATCTGGTTACACACAAGACCGGCCGCGGTCCCAGCGGTCTGGTCGATTACAAGGCCGCCGATAACGGGAAGTCCGGCGATCCGGCGACGGGTTCCCTTCTCCAGTTCCGCATTGTCGACCAGGTCGAGAGCGTGGATGTGCCGGGCGTTATCCATTACGCAACTCAGAATGACCGCAGTCGGATCCCCAGCCGTCTGACGGAGCAGATCCCTGTCGTCGAACCCACACGGATAAGGTTTATCGAACTGAAACGTGGTGAGGAAACCCCGGTCGACAGGAGAACCGGCGAATGCAATCCATCCTGTCCACGCCGTGAGGTGTATCCTTGGTCGATGCGTGTCAATGGCAACAAGATTGGCGGTTTCAATGCCAATCATATTTCCGAGCTGATCCCGCGGCCGGGCGAAATTGAGCATTGGGTCCTCAGGAACCCCGGAGGTGGCTGGGACCATCCGCTTCACCTGCATTTTGAAGAGGGGGTAACCATTGATCGTGGAAAGGCTTCAATGTCGAAAACCGAAAAGTTTGCCCGCAAGGACGTCTGGCGCCTTGGTGAGCTGGGCGAGGTCCGAATGCAAGTTCAGTTCAGCGAATATGGCGGCGCGTACGTCAGTCACTGCCACAATACAGTCCACGAAGACTCAGCCATGATCATGCGGGTCGACATTTTGACTGATCCGAACAACCCTTACTCGTCGCGCACGCAAGCCGCGGTCATTCCCACGCCGAACCCTACTCCTGAAGGCGTGACCTACACGACCCCGGAAATCCTGGCCGCTGGGAATCCATTTGATCGAAAGTTCAACCCATTCCCCAACATCCCCCCTTTGAAGGAGGATTGA
- a CDS encoding IS30 family transposase, translating to MTTAGRKSERSTRRKLSSPGRPPVWQRENLCRFWREIAAGLSSEEAAVAAGVSVPVGTRWFRSSGGMPPTHLAPSASSLKSRGLSFQEREEIALECARGTGVRAIARKLGRSPSTVSREIRRNSATRGGEFDYRAIAAQWHADRAARRPKISKLAVNPALRTYVQDRLSGLIATPDGIAFDGPVVVWRGRRAVHRQSRRWSSAWSPEQISQRLKVHFPEDPTMRISHEAIYQALYIQGRGALKRDLSACLRSGRALRLPRERARNRDKAFMADALMISDRPAEIADRAVPGHWEGDLILGLGSSAIGTLVERTTRFTMLLHLPRMEGHGVAKPVKNGPALAGHGAEAVRDAIAGMINSLPCHLRRSLTWDQGAEMAQHAQLRIDTGLDIYFCDPQSPWQRGSNENTNGLLRQYFPKGTDLSQHGADELSAVAHALNTRPRKTLGWQTPAEALDRLLKQDMIDGVATTG from the coding sequence CAGCGAGGAAGCCGCTGTCGCAGCAGGTGTTTCAGTTCCGGTCGGAACCCGATGGTTTCGGAGTTCTGGCGGAATGCCTCCCACACATCTCGCGCCATCTGCCTCTTCGCTGAAGAGTCGCGGCTTATCCTTTCAAGAACGTGAAGAAATCGCTCTCGAATGCGCCCGGGGCACGGGCGTGCGTGCGATCGCGCGCAAGCTGGGCCGATCACCCAGCACAGTCTCTCGCGAGATCAGGCGCAATTCGGCGACACGCGGCGGAGAGTTCGACTATCGGGCCATTGCCGCGCAGTGGCACGCAGATCGGGCGGCCAGGCGTCCGAAGATCAGCAAGCTCGCGGTCAACCCTGCTCTGCGCACCTACGTGCAGGATCGCCTTTCGGGCCTCATTGCCACGCCGGACGGCATCGCCTTCGATGGACCTGTCGTGGTATGGAGAGGGCGTCGGGCCGTTCACCGGCAGAGCCGACGCTGGTCATCTGCATGGAGCCCCGAGCAGATCTCGCAGCGCCTGAAGGTGCACTTCCCCGAGGATCCGACAATGCGTATCAGCCATGAAGCCATTTATCAGGCTCTCTACATTCAAGGACGCGGCGCACTGAAGAGAGACCTCTCTGCCTGCCTGAGGTCCGGCCGCGCACTCAGGTTACCCCGCGAACGCGCCCGGAACCGCGACAAGGCATTCATGGCTGATGCCCTGATGATCAGTGACCGCCCGGCAGAGATCGCCGACAGGGCCGTTCCCGGCCATTGGGAGGGGGACCTCATTCTTGGTCTCGGCAGCTCGGCGATCGGCACGCTGGTCGAACGCACGACCCGCTTCACCATGCTGCTGCACTTGCCGCGTATGGAGGGGCACGGGGTTGCCAAGCCTGTCAAGAATGGGCCGGCACTTGCCGGCCACGGCGCCGAGGCCGTCCGAGATGCCATCGCAGGGATGATCAACAGCCTGCCTTGCCACCTGCGTCGCTCGTTAACCTGGGATCAGGGCGCAGAGATGGCTCAACACGCACAGCTGCGGATCGATACCGGCCTGGATATCTACTTCTGCGACCCTCAGAGCCCATGGCAGCGCGGCAGCAACGAGAACACCAACGGTCTGCTCCGCCAATATTTCCCCAAGGGCACGGATCTCAGCCAACACGGCGCCGACGAGCTGAGCGCCGTTGCCCATGCGCTGAACACGCGCCCTCGAAAAACGCTGGGCTGGCAGACACCGGCAGAAGCTCTCGACCGGCTGCTCAAACAGGATATGATCGATGGTGTTGCGACGACCGGTTGA
- the parS gene encoding type II RES/Xre toxin-antitoxin system antitoxin — translation MAIVSGLPSTISAAPENDAIRAFDLLGGDQIMKRSVRNALEAHDLIVEGIPSRSLLHLVEGVKVLAAGDALNKAIGISIRTLQRRKADTPDRVLSTEQSSRAWRFAEIIARATDVMGTQKAAETWTLEPAIGLDNRRPIDLLASSAGAEAVEEYLTRMDYGVYT, via the coding sequence ATGGCGATCGTTTCAGGACTTCCTTCAACTATTTCGGCTGCGCCCGAAAACGACGCGATCAGGGCATTTGATCTTCTCGGAGGCGATCAGATCATGAAGAGATCGGTCCGAAATGCGCTGGAGGCTCACGATCTGATTGTCGAAGGCATCCCGTCTCGATCCTTGCTGCATCTCGTCGAAGGCGTGAAAGTTCTTGCCGCCGGTGACGCCCTTAACAAGGCTATCGGGATCAGCATCCGTACGTTGCAACGTCGGAAAGCGGACACTCCTGACAGGGTACTTTCGACCGAGCAAAGCAGCAGGGCATGGCGTTTTGCCGAAATCATCGCTCGGGCAACCGACGTCATGGGAACACAGAAGGCGGCAGAAACCTGGACCCTGGAACCGGCGATAGGTCTCGACAACCGCAGGCCGATCGATCTCCTTGCCTCTTCTGCCGGTGCGGAAGCTGTCGAGGAATACCTGACCCGCATGGACTACGGAGTTTATACGTGA
- a CDS encoding RES family NAD+ phosphorylase → MTPLPPPLGNGDLRFWRLDQERHATTWNTGEGSYRVGGRWNSKGVRAVYTSVDPATAILEVAVHKGFKVLDTTVHILTSARITDMDNIYVVQPTDVPNPNWLVPGSHGPGQQSYGDQLLNAHLFSLLPSTVSRHSWNLIFDADRAKGYFEDVQQERFGLDPRLHR, encoded by the coding sequence GTGACGCCACTTCCGCCGCCCCTTGGAAATGGGGACCTTCGGTTCTGGCGATTGGATCAAGAACGTCACGCTACGACATGGAACACCGGTGAGGGATCCTATCGTGTCGGAGGGCGCTGGAATTCAAAGGGTGTGCGGGCTGTCTACACATCGGTCGATCCTGCGACAGCCATTCTGGAAGTCGCCGTTCACAAAGGCTTCAAGGTTCTCGACACGACCGTCCACATTCTCACCTCTGCAAGAATAACGGATATGGACAATATCTATGTGGTCCAACCAACTGACGTGCCAAACCCCAACTGGCTCGTTCCGGGATCGCACGGTCCGGGCCAGCAGAGCTATGGCGACCAGCTCTTGAACGCTCATCTGTTTTCCCTTCTGCCGTCGACGGTATCACGCCATAGCTGGAACCTGATTTTTGACGCGGATCGCGCCAAGGGATATTTTGAGGATGTGCAACAAGAACGCTTCGGCCTTGATCCAAGACTTCACAGATGA